A window from Cydia strobilella chromosome 9, ilCydStro3.1, whole genome shotgun sequence encodes these proteins:
- the LOC134744360 gene encoding uncharacterized protein LOC134744360 isoform X1 translates to MAPTILLNLLLAGLLQNSLLPAQVPSFVPQLSVAQYYSCGCAPAAFAPPAYAPCGYAPPPCPCAPPPCPCAPPPCPCSPPPCTCQPPAPAPIIISTPPPPPMCITPPTPPPITIEMPCLPPITVNPPPLPPLTITPPPLPPFMVTPPCPPPLYLNPTPLPPVTVNPPQPPLMYIEPPLLPPMMVEIPLPPPIMIELPAPPPIMIQPPAIPPVMVQPPPLPPVPVQPPCPPPMTVQPPPLPGMCVQLPPPEPMSVQPPAPPPMCVNLPPLPPVTVQPPPLPPVTVQPPAPGPICFQVPPPPPFCFQPPQPAPICVQPPPPAPICFQPPSPPPVCIVQDGTPQCGCGCLPAYDPCPCQYGYGAPIYL, encoded by the exons ATGGCTCCAACAATACTTCTGAATCTGCTATTGGCAGGGCTACTTCAG AACTCTCTTCTGCCTGCTCAAGTGCCGTCGTTTGTTCCCCAGCTGTCAGTCGCGCAGTACTACTCGTGCGGCTGCGCTCCTGCGGCGTTCGCCCCTCCCGCTTACGCCCCCTGCGGCTACGCCCCTCCGCCATGCCCGTGCGCTCCTCCACCATGCCCGTGCGCTCCTCCACCATGCCCGTGCTCTCCTCCACCATGCACGTGCCAACCTCCCGCACCAGCCCCGATCATTATTTCTACTCCTCCGCCACCACCAATGTGCATTACCCCCCCAACGCCTCCTCCAATCACCATCGAGATGCCGTGCCTTCCTCCGATAACCGTCAACCCTCCGCCCCTGCCTCCTCTAACCATCACTCCTCCTCCTCTGCCGCCATTCATGGTAACCCCTCCTTGCCCGCCTCCGCTCTACCTGAACCCGACCCCGCTGCCGCCCGTGACGGTGAACCCGCCGCAGCCGCCGCTGATGTATATCGAACCGCCGCTGCTGCCGCCTATGATGGTGGAGATTCCTTTGCCGCCGCCGATCATGATTGAGCTGCCGGCGCCGCCCCCGATCATGATCCAGCCGCCGGCGATCCCGCCCGTGATGGTGCAGCCACCGCCGCTGCCACCAGTGCCTGTTCAGCCGCCGTGCCCGCCGCCGATGACGGTCCAGCCACCGCCGCTGCCGGGCATGTGCGTGCAGCTGCCGCCGCCGGAGCCCATGTCGGTGcagccgccggcgccgccgccgatgTGCGTCAACTTGCCTCCTCTACCACCAGTGACCGTGCagccgccgccgctgccgccTGTGACGGTGCAGCCGCCCGCGCCAGGGCCTATCTGCTTCCAAGTGCCACCCCCGCCGCCGTTCTGCTTCCAGCCACCGCAGCCCGCACCGATCTGCGTGCAGccgccgccgccagcgccgATCTGCTTCcagccgccgtcgccgccgccggtGTGCATCGTCCAGGACGGCACACCGCAGTGCGGCTGCGGCTGTCTCCCGGCGTACGACCCTTGCCCATGTCAGTACGGCTACGGCGCTCCGATCTACTTATAA
- the LOC134744360 gene encoding uncharacterized protein LOC134744360 isoform X2 has translation MAPTILLNLLLAGLLQLSVAQYYSCGCAPAAFAPPAYAPCGYAPPPCPCAPPPCPCAPPPCPCSPPPCTCQPPAPAPIIISTPPPPPMCITPPTPPPITIEMPCLPPITVNPPPLPPLTITPPPLPPFMVTPPCPPPLYLNPTPLPPVTVNPPQPPLMYIEPPLLPPMMVEIPLPPPIMIELPAPPPIMIQPPAIPPVMVQPPPLPPVPVQPPCPPPMTVQPPPLPGMCVQLPPPEPMSVQPPAPPPMCVNLPPLPPVTVQPPPLPPVTVQPPAPGPICFQVPPPPPFCFQPPQPAPICVQPPPPAPICFQPPSPPPVCIVQDGTPQCGCGCLPAYDPCPCQYGYGAPIYL, from the exons ATGGCTCCAACAATACTTCTGAATCTGCTATTGGCAGGGCTACTTCAG CTGTCAGTCGCGCAGTACTACTCGTGCGGCTGCGCTCCTGCGGCGTTCGCCCCTCCCGCTTACGCCCCCTGCGGCTACGCCCCTCCGCCATGCCCGTGCGCTCCTCCACCATGCCCGTGCGCTCCTCCACCATGCCCGTGCTCTCCTCCACCATGCACGTGCCAACCTCCCGCACCAGCCCCGATCATTATTTCTACTCCTCCGCCACCACCAATGTGCATTACCCCCCCAACGCCTCCTCCAATCACCATCGAGATGCCGTGCCTTCCTCCGATAACCGTCAACCCTCCGCCCCTGCCTCCTCTAACCATCACTCCTCCTCCTCTGCCGCCATTCATGGTAACCCCTCCTTGCCCGCCTCCGCTCTACCTGAACCCGACCCCGCTGCCGCCCGTGACGGTGAACCCGCCGCAGCCGCCGCTGATGTATATCGAACCGCCGCTGCTGCCGCCTATGATGGTGGAGATTCCTTTGCCGCCGCCGATCATGATTGAGCTGCCGGCGCCGCCCCCGATCATGATCCAGCCGCCGGCGATCCCGCCCGTGATGGTGCAGCCACCGCCGCTGCCACCAGTGCCTGTTCAGCCGCCGTGCCCGCCGCCGATGACGGTCCAGCCACCGCCGCTGCCGGGCATGTGCGTGCAGCTGCCGCCGCCGGAGCCCATGTCGGTGcagccgccggcgccgccgccgatgTGCGTCAACTTGCCTCCTCTACCACCAGTGACCGTGCagccgccgccgctgccgccTGTGACGGTGCAGCCGCCCGCGCCAGGGCCTATCTGCTTCCAAGTGCCACCCCCGCCGCCGTTCTGCTTCCAGCCACCGCAGCCCGCACCGATCTGCGTGCAGccgccgccgccagcgccgATCTGCTTCcagccgccgtcgccgccgccggtGTGCATCGTCCAGGACGGCACACCGCAGTGCGGCTGCGGCTGTCTCCCGGCGTACGACCCTTGCCCATGTCAGTACGGCTACGGCGCTCCGATCTACTTATAA
- the LOC134744360 gene encoding uncharacterized protein LOC134744360 isoform X3: MAPTILLNLLLAGLLQNSLLPAQVPSFVPQLSVAQYYSCGCAPAAFAPPAYAPCGYAPPPCPCAPPPCPCAPPAPAPIIISTPPPPPMCITPPTPPPITIEMPCLPPITVNPPPLPPLTITPPPLPPFMVTPPCPPPLYLNPTPLPPVTVNPPQPPLMYIEPPLLPPMMVEIPLPPPIMIELPAPPPIMIQPPAIPPVMVQPPPLPPVPVQPPCPPPMTVQPPPLPGMCVQLPPPEPMSVQPPAPPPMCVNLPPLPPVTVQPPPLPPVTVQPPAPGPICFQVPPPPPFCFQPPQPAPICVQPPPPAPICFQPPSPPPVCIVQDGTPQCGCGCLPAYDPCPCQYGYGAPIYL, from the exons ATGGCTCCAACAATACTTCTGAATCTGCTATTGGCAGGGCTACTTCAG AACTCTCTTCTGCCTGCTCAAGTGCCGTCGTTTGTTCCCCAGCTGTCAGTCGCGCAGTACTACTCGTGCGGCTGCGCTCCTGCGGCGTTCGCCCCTCCCGCTTACGCCCCCTGCGGCTACGCCCCTCCGCCATGCCCGTGCGCTCCTCCACCATGCCCGTGCGCTC CTCCCGCACCAGCCCCGATCATTATTTCTACTCCTCCGCCACCACCAATGTGCATTACCCCCCCAACGCCTCCTCCAATCACCATCGAGATGCCGTGCCTTCCTCCGATAACCGTCAACCCTCCGCCCCTGCCTCCTCTAACCATCACTCCTCCTCCTCTGCCGCCATTCATGGTAACCCCTCCTTGCCCGCCTCCGCTCTACCTGAACCCGACCCCGCTGCCGCCCGTGACGGTGAACCCGCCGCAGCCGCCGCTGATGTATATCGAACCGCCGCTGCTGCCGCCTATGATGGTGGAGATTCCTTTGCCGCCGCCGATCATGATTGAGCTGCCGGCGCCGCCCCCGATCATGATCCAGCCGCCGGCGATCCCGCCCGTGATGGTGCAGCCACCGCCGCTGCCACCAGTGCCTGTTCAGCCGCCGTGCCCGCCGCCGATGACGGTCCAGCCACCGCCGCTGCCGGGCATGTGCGTGCAGCTGCCGCCGCCGGAGCCCATGTCGGTGcagccgccggcgccgccgccgatgTGCGTCAACTTGCCTCCTCTACCACCAGTGACCGTGCagccgccgccgctgccgccTGTGACGGTGCAGCCGCCCGCGCCAGGGCCTATCTGCTTCCAAGTGCCACCCCCGCCGCCGTTCTGCTTCCAGCCACCGCAGCCCGCACCGATCTGCGTGCAGccgccgccgccagcgccgATCTGCTTCcagccgccgtcgccgccgccggtGTGCATCGTCCAGGACGGCACACCGCAGTGCGGCTGCGGCTGTCTCCCGGCGTACGACCCTTGCCCATGTCAGTACGGCTACGGCGCTCCGATCTACTTATAA